Proteins from one Armatimonadota bacterium genomic window:
- the cysN gene encoding sulfate adenylyltransferase subunit CysN, producing the protein MATLEDFIKQAQEIELLRFTTAGSVDDGKSTLIGRLLHDAKCIYEDHLAALHSDSRRAGREGVDFALLTDGLRAEREQGITIDVAYRHFATPRRRFIIADTPGHEQYTRNMVTGASTADLAVILIDALNGVTTQSKRHGFIASLLGIPHITVAVNKMDLVGYSQNAFENIVAEYAEFASKLRTQDLEFIPISALHGDNVVYRSPNMPWYEGAPLLAHLENVHIASDRNLIDFRFPVQYVLRPSGSFRGYCGNVASGVVRVNDEVVVLPSGKTSRVSRIIYDRQDVDYAFPPQPITICLEDELDISRGDMLAHPANLPWIAHELEAMLIWMHEEPLRLDRQYLIKHTTTTARGRFFDLKYVIDPSTLHRQPATNLKLNDIGRISMQLFRPILCDEYQRNRQTGCFIVIDPQTNFTVGAGLIIDRLHRYEAPERHIVHHKGHVGIEDRARVLGQRPVTIWLTGLSASGKSTLAYALEKRLIEEGRACFVLDGDNIRQGLNRDLGFSPEDRTENIRRVAEVAKLFNDAGLIVITSFISPFRKDRLNARQIIGNERFIEVFVDAPLEVCEARDPKGLYAKARAGEIPDFTGISSPYEAPESPDLHLRTDQISINEAVRTVMTFLEKKNVL; encoded by the coding sequence ATGGCAACACTTGAAGATTTCATAAAACAAGCCCAAGAGATTGAGCTGCTTCGCTTTACAACAGCCGGAAGCGTTGATGATGGAAAATCAACGCTGATAGGACGCCTTCTACACGATGCTAAATGCATTTATGAAGACCACCTAGCCGCACTGCACAGCGACTCTCGGCGTGCAGGCAGAGAAGGCGTAGACTTTGCCCTTCTAACCGATGGCCTTCGAGCAGAGCGCGAACAAGGAATAACAATAGACGTCGCCTATCGTCACTTTGCAACTCCGCGCCGCCGCTTTATCATTGCTGACACTCCGGGACACGAGCAATACACGCGTAACATGGTTACAGGGGCTTCAACCGCCGATTTAGCTGTAATTTTAATTGACGCCCTTAATGGCGTAACCACCCAATCAAAGCGCCATGGATTCATAGCATCCCTGCTGGGAATTCCCCATATTACTGTCGCTGTGAACAAAATGGACCTTGTCGGCTACTCTCAAAATGCTTTTGAGAACATCGTCGCTGAATATGCAGAGTTTGCTTCAAAGCTTAGAACACAAGACCTTGAATTCATTCCGATTAGTGCACTTCATGGCGACAATGTAGTGTATCGAAGCCCAAACATGCCTTGGTATGAAGGAGCCCCGCTTCTCGCACATTTAGAAAATGTCCACATCGCTAGCGACCGAAACCTGATAGACTTCCGCTTTCCCGTCCAATACGTTCTCAGGCCGAGCGGCAGTTTTCGGGGCTACTGTGGAAATGTGGCGTCAGGTGTGGTAAGGGTGAACGACGAGGTGGTTGTTCTTCCCTCAGGGAAAACAAGCCGCGTATCGCGAATTATTTACGACCGCCAAGATGTTGATTATGCATTCCCACCCCAGCCAATAACAATCTGCCTGGAGGATGAGCTCGATATCAGCCGAGGAGACATGCTCGCCCACCCTGCAAACCTGCCCTGGATCGCTCATGAGCTGGAAGCAATGCTTATATGGATGCATGAGGAGCCACTCCGCCTCGACCGCCAGTATCTCATCAAGCACACTACAACTACTGCTAGAGGACGGTTCTTCGATTTAAAATACGTGATTGACCCTAGCACTCTCCATCGGCAACCAGCCACCAATCTCAAACTTAACGATATTGGGCGCATTAGCATGCAGTTGTTCCGCCCTATCCTATGCGACGAGTATCAACGCAACAGGCAGACCGGCTGCTTCATTGTCATAGATCCACAGACCAACTTCACAGTGGGTGCAGGGTTGATTATCGACCGCCTGCACCGCTATGAAGCGCCAGAACGACACATCGTGCACCATAAAGGCCACGTTGGAATCGAAGATAGGGCGAGAGTGCTAGGTCAACGCCCTGTAACAATCTGGCTCACAGGGCTCTCCGCATCAGGCAAGTCCACGCTTGCCTATGCACTTGAAAAGCGTCTTATTGAGGAAGGACGCGCATGCTTCGTGCTCGATGGAGACAACATACGGCAAGGGCTGAACCGCGACCTAGGCTTCTCACCAGAAGACCGCACGGAAAACATACGGCGTGTCGCAGAGGTAGCTAAGCTATTTAACGATGCCGGGCTCATCGTCATTACCTCGTTCATTTCGCCATTTAGGAAGGACCGATTAAATGCCCGGCAAATCATCGGCAATGAACGGTTTATTGAAGTATTTGTTGACGCCCCACTTGAAGTATGCGAAGCACGAGACCCAAAGGGCCTATATGCTAAAGCTCGTGCCGGTGAAATCCCAGACTTTACCGGCATATCGTCACCCTATGAAGCGCCTGAATCACCGGACTTGCACTTGCGGACAGACCAAATTTCAATCAACGAGGCAGTCCGCACAGTCATGACGTTTTTGGAAAAGAAAAACGTTTTGTAG
- a CDS encoding sulfotransferase, producing the protein MLITIIGRGHGGTRAMSKTLVDSGVYMGAQLNASYDLVPAEEMYEACRIMARHVVHLGGVQWDFSKLYEMPIDPEFERLVHSYLRSVLESDAPYRGWKLPETTLVYPWISRMFPDAYYIHWTRDPRDSILNAHLTDDLAKFGVPYTPVQDERLRRAISWKYQREIVKATPRPKHAIDVRFEDFVLDQEKTLKRLEEFLGIPLARIEVRHEAVGRWKTDEGQHDFDFLREDMRELGYL; encoded by the coding sequence ATGTTGATTACCATTATCGGCAGAGGCCATGGGGGCACGCGGGCGATGAGCAAGACGCTTGTAGATAGCGGCGTGTATATGGGGGCACAGCTCAACGCTTCCTATGATCTTGTGCCTGCTGAGGAAATGTACGAGGCATGTCGAATTATGGCGCGGCATGTCGTTCACCTCGGTGGGGTGCAGTGGGACTTTTCAAAGCTTTACGAGATGCCGATAGACCCCGAATTTGAACGCCTAGTGCATTCATATCTTCGGTCGGTATTGGAAAGCGATGCTCCGTATCGAGGGTGGAAACTTCCTGAGACGACGCTTGTATACCCTTGGATTAGCCGCATGTTTCCTGATGCTTACTACATACATTGGACGCGCGACCCGCGAGACTCGATTTTAAATGCACATCTCACGGATGATCTTGCGAAGTTCGGAGTTCCCTATACACCGGTTCAAGATGAGCGCCTTAGGCGGGCTATAAGTTGGAAATATCAGCGCGAGATTGTCAAGGCAACACCGAGGCCTAAGCACGCGATTGATGTGCGCTTTGAGGATTTTGTGCTGGACCAGGAAAAGACCCTCAAGCGGCTCGAGGAGTTTCTCGGCATTCCGCTCGCCCGCATAGAAGTTCGTCATGAGGCAGTTGGCCGTTGGAAGACGGACGAAGGACAACACGACTTCGACTTCCTTAGAGAAGATATGAGGGAATTAGGGTATCTGTAA
- a CDS encoding M15 family metallopeptidase, with product MANKYDGLDAEFRAKLGLFEKRLLERGIYVKLVCGYRSIEEQDRLYALGRTKPGKIVTKARGGYSWHNFGLAADYAFVVGGRLTWNGPWSVFGRIARECGLEWGGDFKGFSDRPHVQWRNGRTLAAMRKGLANIMRNLE from the coding sequence ATGGCAAACAAATATGACGGTCTTGATGCGGAGTTTCGAGCGAAGTTAGGATTATTCGAGAAACGCCTACTTGAGCGAGGTATTTATGTAAAGCTTGTGTGTGGCTATAGATCAATCGAAGAGCAGGACCGGCTGTATGCATTAGGCAGAACAAAGCCAGGTAAAATTGTTACCAAGGCGCGTGGTGGCTACTCATGGCATAATTTCGGGCTAGCTGCTGATTATGCATTTGTTGTTGGCGGCCGACTTACCTGGAATGGTCCTTGGAGCGTTTTTGGCAGGATTGCGAGGGAATGCGGCTTAGAATGGGGAGGCGATTTCAAGGGATTCTCCGACCGCCCGCATGTGCAGTGGAGAAATGGTAGAACGTTGGCGGCAATGAGGAAGGGTTTGGCTAATATTATGCGCAATCTGGAGTGA
- a CDS encoding Mu-like prophage major head subunit gpT family protein yields the protein MPIVKSDIPKLLEAGLRAVFFDAYEAYRSDWERIATIVPSENDIEKYAWLGATPRMREFKDERIPAGLLEHDYSIKNKTWEASIAVDRAALEDDQYGQIRLRIQGLADEARRHQEELVFGLLRDGFNTLCYDGQFFFDTDHSDGESGTQSNKGTSALSASSLQAAFTAMMKFKDDQGKPMGIIPDTLVVSPDLKWTAMELLGSIYAPDSEVGKTETRKNVLKGALDLIVSPYLTDSNDWFLLCTKRVIKPVIFQSRIPIEFAALEANSENGFMRDRYVYGVRARYNVGFGLWQLAYGSQVS from the coding sequence ATGCCAATAGTCAAGTCAGATATTCCAAAGCTTCTGGAAGCCGGACTTCGGGCAGTATTCTTCGATGCCTACGAAGCATATCGCAGCGACTGGGAGCGAATTGCCACTATTGTTCCTTCAGAAAATGATATCGAGAAATATGCATGGCTGGGGGCAACTCCCAGGATGCGGGAGTTTAAAGATGAGCGAATACCTGCTGGTCTGCTTGAGCATGATTATTCAATTAAAAACAAAACTTGGGAAGCCTCGATTGCAGTTGACCGCGCGGCACTGGAGGACGACCAATATGGCCAAATTCGGCTGAGAATCCAAGGATTGGCAGATGAGGCTAGACGTCATCAGGAGGAGTTGGTTTTTGGCCTGCTTAGGGACGGGTTCAATACTTTGTGCTATGACGGTCAATTTTTCTTCGACACCGACCATAGCGATGGTGAGTCCGGCACGCAATCGAACAAGGGTACTTCTGCCCTATCTGCGTCATCGCTTCAAGCGGCTTTCACTGCAATGATGAAGTTCAAAGATGACCAGGGTAAGCCAATGGGAATCATCCCTGACACACTTGTTGTTTCGCCTGATCTTAAGTGGACGGCAATGGAACTCCTTGGGTCAATCTATGCGCCTGATAGCGAGGTTGGGAAGACTGAAACCAGGAAAAACGTCCTCAAAGGTGCGCTCGATTTAATTGTCAGTCCATACCTTACAGATTCAAATGACTGGTTCCTACTATGCACCAAGCGTGTCATCAAGCCTGTAATCTTCCAGTCCCGAATTCCCATAGAATTTGCGGCTCTGGAGGCGAACTCGGAAAACGGGTTCATGCGCGATAGGTATGTTTACGGCGTCCGAGCAAGATACAACGTGGGATTCGGACTATGGCAGCTTGCGTATGGTAGTCAGGTAAGCTGA
- a CDS encoding DUF935 family protein yields MSIRQRILSKFGRNRPLMEEVAAAQSRLASSAYRLAAYSPDDLLSRKGLAIYDEMQKDSQVLSCLNTKKFAVLSKGWDIVPADGSQANIRSAEFVKFCLINMRGSVQDVLFKVMDALAKGFSVCEINYKIIPNGPFAGMVGLESIKSKDPAAFGFEMDEFLNIHGLIITESGKTASLPVEKFIIYTYMPEYEMPYGQSDLRAAYKHWWSKEVILKFWNIYLEKFGLPTAKGSYRRGLPKEQQDDLLRVLDKIQQETAIVIPEDIRIELIEAQRGGEAGYLAAIEFHNRQIAKAILGQTLTSEEGSRVGSLAMAKVHLDVLCFYLQKLKRDLEETVVQEQIIRRLVDINFGPSAKVYPKFVLGSLEDKDIEALGSLIEKLIAGKVVAPNEPWIREYLGIPVA; encoded by the coding sequence ATGAGCATCAGACAGCGTATTCTAAGCAAGTTTGGGCGAAACCGGCCGTTGATGGAAGAAGTAGCGGCGGCTCAAAGCAGACTTGCAAGCAGTGCTTATCGGCTGGCGGCATACTCCCCGGACGATCTTCTCAGCCGTAAAGGGCTTGCAATCTATGATGAAATGCAGAAGGACTCGCAAGTGCTCTCGTGCCTGAATACGAAGAAGTTCGCTGTGCTTTCGAAGGGTTGGGATATTGTTCCAGCTGATGGCTCCCAGGCAAACATACGTTCGGCGGAGTTTGTCAAATTTTGCCTTATAAACATGAGGGGTTCGGTTCAAGATGTGTTGTTTAAGGTAATGGATGCGCTTGCGAAAGGGTTTTCAGTTTGCGAGATTAACTACAAAATTATTCCCAATGGGCCTTTTGCCGGCATGGTAGGTTTGGAATCAATAAAATCCAAAGACCCGGCAGCTTTTGGCTTCGAGATGGATGAATTCTTAAATATCCATGGGCTCATCATTACGGAAAGCGGCAAGACAGCAAGCTTGCCGGTCGAAAAGTTTATCATTTATACCTATATGCCCGAATATGAAATGCCTTATGGGCAGTCAGACCTTCGAGCGGCATATAAGCACTGGTGGAGTAAAGAAGTAATTCTGAAGTTCTGGAATATCTACCTGGAAAAGTTTGGTTTGCCTACTGCCAAAGGATCATACCGACGCGGCCTGCCGAAGGAGCAACAGGATGATTTGCTTCGTGTGCTCGACAAAATACAGCAGGAGACGGCTATTGTTATCCCAGAGGATATTCGGATTGAGTTGATTGAGGCACAAAGGGGCGGCGAGGCTGGCTACCTGGCGGCAATCGAGTTTCACAATAGGCAGATTGCAAAGGCGATTCTTGGACAAACGCTAACCAGCGAGGAAGGCTCGCGGGTGGGGTCGCTCGCAATGGCGAAAGTCCATCTCGATGTCCTTTGTTTTTACCTTCAGAAGCTTAAGCGTGATTTGGAGGAGACTGTAGTGCAGGAACAGATTATTAGGCGGCTAGTGGATATAAACTTTGGTCCATCAGCAAAAGTATATCCAAAGTTTGTGCTCGGAAGTTTGGAAGACAAAGATATTGAGGCTCTTGGAAGCCTAATTGAGAAGCTAATTGCTGGAAAAGTCGTTGCTCCTAATGAACCCTGGATACGTGAGTATCTCGGGATACCTGTGGCATAG
- a CDS encoding Gfo/Idh/MocA family oxidoreductase has translation MSLRVGIVGAGRVGLARARKIKTYSDVEITAVADPNRPNRDKLAGFSGAGLAVADHKRLVVDKNVDVVYIASPPNTHRQVAVDALNAGKHVICEPPIAISIGDAEAMIAAAIENNRRLLVALSERYDPVNQEVYRLIEADEIGFPFIVQVTYVENEFDRLNDWHDWKGTWDIAGGGILMERGSGILDLLCFLLGQVEGVNAVCTRFAIEPLNKAEDTCMLGLEFKEDIGAYLLMTGAAQYSAWPPNFTGLGYRMEIFGLKGSIQVTNYEPRLAIVTKKQKRQEISGSEIRTSFPTDMLQDFIDCIREDKEPLVTAKDALYALRLILAGYKASRNKRRVELLEEV, from the coding sequence ATGTCTTTACGAGTAGGCATAGTAGGTGCTGGCAGGGTAGGCTTGGCTAGGGCGCGCAAGATAAAGACTTACTCTGATGTGGAAATTACGGCGGTTGCTGACCCCAATCGGCCGAACAGAGATAAACTTGCTGGATTCTCAGGGGCTGGATTGGCTGTTGCTGACCATAAACGGCTCGTTGTCGATAAAAATGTTGATGTTGTTTATATCGCTTCTCCTCCCAACACCCATCGCCAGGTTGCAGTGGATGCCTTGAACGCTGGCAAACATGTTATATGCGAACCTCCAATTGCCATTAGCATTGGTGACGCTGAGGCAATGATTGCCGCCGCAATTGAAAATAACAGAAGGCTCTTGGTGGCGCTTTCCGAGCGATATGACCCGGTTAACCAAGAAGTCTACCGACTCATTGAAGCCGATGAGATTGGATTTCCCTTTATTGTGCAGGTCACATACGTTGAGAATGAATTCGATAGACTCAACGATTGGCATGATTGGAAAGGAACATGGGATATTGCAGGCGGCGGAATTCTTATGGAGCGAGGCTCGGGGATTTTGGACCTCCTGTGCTTTCTTCTTGGCCAGGTTGAGGGCGTAAATGCGGTTTGCACTAGATTTGCAATAGAACCACTCAACAAGGCTGAGGATACGTGCATGCTCGGTCTTGAGTTTAAAGAAGATATTGGCGCATATTTGCTTATGACAGGAGCAGCACAGTACAGCGCCTGGCCGCCAAACTTCACAGGTCTCGGTTATCGTATGGAAATATTTGGCTTGAAAGGGTCAATTCAGGTGACCAATTACGAGCCGCGGCTTGCCATTGTGACAAAAAAGCAAAAGCGGCAAGAGATATCAGGGTCAGAAATACGCACCTCATTTCCCACTGATATGCTCCAAGATTTTATAGATTGTATACGTGAGGACAAGGAACCACTTGTCACAGCCAAGGATGCTCTATATGCGCTCCGCCTGATTCTTGCCGGGTACAAAGCTTCTCGAAATAAACGACGGGTTGAGCTGTTGGAGGAAGTGTGA
- a CDS encoding YebC/PmpR family DNA-binding transcriptional regulator: protein MAGHSKWHNIRLRKGKQDAERGKTFTKLAREIIVAAREGGGNPETNLRLRLAIQKAREASMPAENIKRAIQRGTGEIEGAQYEEVTYEGYGPGGVAIMVSALTDNRNRTVAELRTIFSKNGGSLGESGCVAWMFDPKGIITIQKDSVDEDTLMMIALEAGAEDIRTEGDTYEVISAPEDFHAVRQAITDAGVSYVSAELTRMPKSTIVVNGKEAHQVLRLMDQLEDSDDVQQVFANFDIPEEVLEAAAVE from the coding sequence ATGGCGGGACATTCAAAGTGGCATAACATAAGGCTGAGAAAAGGTAAGCAAGATGCCGAGCGCGGCAAGACATTTACAAAGCTCGCTCGGGAAATAATAGTTGCAGCTCGTGAAGGAGGCGGTAACCCAGAAACAAACCTTCGGCTCCGTCTGGCAATTCAAAAGGCGCGTGAGGCTAGCATGCCCGCCGAGAATATCAAGCGTGCGATTCAGCGTGGCACTGGCGAAATCGAGGGTGCCCAGTATGAAGAAGTAACCTACGAGGGATATGGACCTGGTGGAGTCGCAATAATGGTTTCCGCTTTGACGGACAACCGAAATAGAACGGTAGCTGAGCTCAGAACCATCTTTTCCAAGAATGGAGGAAGCTTGGGAGAATCTGGTTGTGTAGCTTGGATGTTCGACCCGAAAGGTATAATCACGATTCAGAAGGACTCCGTTGATGAAGATACGTTAATGATGATTGCTCTGGAAGCGGGAGCAGAGGATATACGCACCGAAGGCGATACATATGAAGTAATAAGCGCGCCGGAGGACTTCCATGCCGTTCGTCAGGCCATAACCGATGCTGGGGTTAGCTATGTAAGCGCTGAACTTACGCGCATGCCGAAGAGTACAATAGTTGTCAATGGCAAGGAAGCCCATCAAGTGCTTCGCCTAATGGACCAGCTAGAAGATAGCGATGACGTCCAACAGGTTTTTGCCAACTTTGACATTCCGGAAGAAGTTTTGGAGGCAGCTGCTGTAGAATAA
- a CDS encoding biotin--[acetyl-CoA-carboxylase] ligase, producing MQFSIHRFERVTSTNTIALQFAEKGAPEGTVIIAREQTAGRGRFGRNWVSPLDSGLYLTIVFRPKRSFEELWQLAFVCSLAVAETIECVSGLTPGLKWPNDVMLNGRKVCGLLVEIGKAVVISEQGIKDSQENANSAHTAVAIPDSKIPVVVGIGINVNNTEFPEELANQATSLALEAGKRFDLHKVEQSLLGAIEAKYVQYGQEGFPPILTAWREYDITIGSRVAVHMPGKVIEGTAVEIDGEGNLVVRRLDGTLTKLLAGDVNIEFSQRRRL from the coding sequence ATGCAATTTAGCATTCATCGCTTTGAAAGAGTTACCTCCACTAATACTATTGCTCTTCAGTTTGCCGAGAAGGGCGCTCCTGAAGGAACGGTTATTATTGCACGTGAACAGACTGCCGGTAGAGGAAGGTTTGGGCGAAATTGGGTTTCTCCATTGGATTCCGGACTTTATCTAACGATAGTCTTCAGACCCAAAAGGTCGTTTGAGGAATTATGGCAGCTCGCTTTTGTGTGCTCCCTTGCCGTAGCTGAGACGATTGAATGTGTATCCGGACTAACGCCGGGCTTGAAATGGCCGAACGATGTAATGCTAAACGGTCGCAAGGTTTGTGGCTTGCTCGTTGAGATTGGGAAAGCGGTTGTAATATCTGAGCAAGGCATAAAAGACAGTCAGGAGAATGCAAACTCAGCGCATACTGCAGTCGCGATTCCGGATTCCAAAATTCCGGTCGTCGTTGGCATCGGCATCAACGTCAACAACACCGAGTTCCCCGAAGAGTTAGCAAATCAGGCGACTTCATTAGCGCTTGAGGCAGGCAAAAGGTTTGATCTTCATAAGGTTGAGCAGTCGCTTCTAGGGGCTATCGAAGCAAAATACGTGCAGTATGGTCAAGAAGGCTTTCCGCCAATACTTACAGCATGGAGGGAGTACGACATCACCATTGGCAGCAGAGTAGCCGTCCACATGCCCGGTAAAGTTATTGAAGGTACGGCAGTTGAGATAGATGGGGAAGGCAATTTGGTTGTGCGCCGTCTAGATGGTACTTTAACTAAGCTGTTGGCAGGCGACGTTAATATTGAATTTAGCCAGCGAAGACGCCTGTGA
- the nadC gene encoding carboxylating nicotinate-nucleotide diphosphorylase, giving the protein MSLNFLEVENIVRRALAEDIGAGDITTALTVPSTSSSRAQMVVKQDGVICGLQVAALTFNIVAESYASGENLILRRLQPGGQANREPLLGVGGPTRVSIRHMNPVEVVKAGAPQPISVAKGKSLTFRAEMPDGSHVEAGDVVAEITGPTAVILTAERTALNFVQRLSGIATMTSRFVALVQHTKTVITDTRKTTPGLRILEKYAVRVGGGQNHRFGLYDAILIKDNHILAAGGITEAVAAAKARAPHTMKIEVEAETLEQVEEALAAGADIILLDNMSPAMLRKAVALCKGKALTEASGNATESSIARIAETGVDMISVGALTHSVKALDVSLEIVG; this is encoded by the coding sequence ATGAGCCTTAACTTTCTTGAAGTTGAAAACATAGTCCGGAGGGCACTGGCGGAAGACATAGGAGCTGGCGACATAACAACAGCGCTAACTGTGCCGTCTACATCGTCATCTCGCGCGCAGATGGTTGTCAAGCAGGATGGCGTAATCTGCGGGTTGCAAGTTGCCGCTCTTACATTCAACATTGTTGCCGAAAGCTACGCTTCGGGTGAGAACTTAATTCTTCGAAGGCTCCAGCCTGGTGGTCAGGCTAATAGGGAGCCTTTATTAGGAGTTGGTGGGCCGACACGTGTTAGCATTCGTCACATGAACCCTGTCGAGGTGGTAAAAGCGGGTGCGCCCCAGCCCATATCGGTTGCCAAAGGGAAAAGCCTTACTTTCCGAGCTGAGATGCCGGATGGCTCACATGTAGAGGCTGGGGATGTTGTAGCGGAGATTACAGGCCCAACTGCAGTGATTCTAACCGCAGAAAGGACTGCGCTCAATTTTGTCCAGCGTTTGAGCGGAATAGCGACAATGACGTCGCGGTTTGTTGCGCTTGTACAACATACCAAGACAGTAATTACAGATACCCGCAAAACGACCCCTGGTCTTCGGATTCTGGAAAAATATGCAGTTCGCGTTGGCGGCGGACAAAATCACCGTTTTGGGCTTTATGATGCTATTTTAATAAAGGACAACCATATTCTCGCTGCGGGCGGCATCACGGAAGCAGTTGCTGCTGCCAAGGCAAGGGCGCCTCATACAATGAAGATTGAAGTTGAAGCAGAAACGCTAGAACAGGTTGAGGAGGCACTTGCTGCGGGCGCTGACATAATCCTTCTAGACAATATGAGCCCAGCCATGCTAAGAAAGGCGGTTGCTCTTTGCAAGGGTAAGGCGCTAACTGAGGCGTCTGGCAACGCTACCGAATCAAGCATTGCCCGAATCGCCGAAACTGGGGTGGATATGATATCTGTGGGCGCACTGACTCATTCCGTGAAAGCCTTGGATGTGAGCCTGGAAATCGTTGGATAG
- the nadA gene encoding quinolinate synthase NadA, translated as MSLEKSGVEDTTFHLLGRIEVYQNLRNAVILAHNYQLGEIQDVADFVGDSLELSRKAAEAQADVIVFCGVHFMAETAKILSPQKTVLLPDLAAGCPMADMITAEQLRELKAEYPGRPVVAYVNTSAAVKAESDICCTSANAVKVVESLDADEVIFVPDKCLGDYVASKTSKRVICYPGFCPTHYNIKPEDILKAKEEHPEALVIAHPECTKEVLELADGVFSTSGMIRFAKESSAREFIVATEEGLLHRLYQENPGKKFYAPTAGVVCPNMKLITLEKLAWSLENMQYTIELPADIINRARKAIERMIEIG; from the coding sequence ATGTCTTTAGAAAAGAGTGGAGTTGAGGATACGACATTTCATTTATTAGGTAGGATAGAGGTATACCAGAATCTCCGCAATGCAGTTATTCTAGCTCATAACTATCAGCTTGGCGAGATTCAGGATGTTGCCGATTTTGTGGGTGACTCCCTGGAGCTAAGCAGGAAGGCGGCGGAGGCCCAGGCGGACGTTATTGTTTTCTGTGGAGTTCACTTCATGGCTGAAACAGCCAAAATACTTTCGCCGCAGAAAACTGTGTTGCTGCCCGACCTTGCGGCTGGTTGCCCAATGGCGGATATGATAACTGCCGAGCAGCTACGTGAGCTTAAAGCCGAATACCCAGGGCGGCCTGTCGTGGCATATGTAAATACTTCGGCGGCGGTCAAGGCAGAGAGTGATATTTGCTGTACATCTGCAAACGCCGTAAAAGTTGTCGAATCGCTTGATGCAGACGAAGTCATTTTTGTGCCCGACAAGTGTCTCGGTGACTATGTTGCATCGAAGACTAGCAAGCGTGTCATCTGCTATCCGGGCTTCTGTCCAACACATTACAATATCAAGCCTGAGGACATTCTAAAGGCAAAGGAAGAGCATCCCGAAGCGCTAGTAATCGCCCACCCCGAATGCACGAAAGAGGTGCTCGAGCTGGCAGATGGCGTTTTCAGTACGTCGGGGATGATTCGATTTGCAAAAGAGAGCTCGGCACGGGAGTTTATTGTTGCCACGGAGGAAGGCTTGCTTCACCGACTCTATCAGGAAAATCCTGGCAAAAAGTTTTATGCGCCCACAGCTGGGGTAGTCTGCCCGAATATGAAGCTAATTACGCTTGAAAAGCTTGCTTGGTCGCTCGAAAATATGCAGTATACAATCGAGTTGCCTGCCGATATAATAAATAGAGCACGAAAAGCAATTGAGCGAATGATAGAAATAGGATAG